DNA sequence from the Cucumis melo cultivar AY chromosome 6, USDA_Cmelo_AY_1.0, whole genome shotgun sequence genome:
TCCATCGACACTGGTAAAACTAAGGGACTGAGACATACATGACTCAACAGTAGCCCTTAGGGTGGACTGGGACCGTTTTGGTTTATAGACTATAGTAGAGCCAAGTGGTTGAGAGGTTCTAATAGACTCACTCATATAAGCACACCTTGAATTCTGTTTATCATTTGAGGAGTGTTTCTTACCTCCTGAAGGACAACCATGTAGTTTCCGACACTAATCTTTAGTGTGCCACAATTTCTTGCAATATTCTTAGATAGGAATCGATTTCCCATTATTTTTCTAACTATCATGGATAGAGGATCTAGAACTGAATGCAGCAGAATCAGTAGCAGGAGTAGTTAGAACACTCATGTCACTCATACAATCTTCTTCGAGACAGACTGCATAGCACCCTTCCATTAAGGAGGAGAGAGGTTTTTAGCCCAGTATACGACCACGAACAATGTCAAACTTGGGGTTGAGActtgcaaggaagtcataaaccCGATCAGCTTCTTTAACTTTAGAATATTGTATGCCATCACTCGGAGTATCCCAAATTGTCTCTCTGCACAGGCCCATCTCTTGCAAGGTTAGGGAAAGTTTATTAAGATAGGAGGTTGCATCTGGAGTTTCTTGTTTGCAATCATGGACCTGTTTTCTTCGTGTATACAAACGAGAGGTGTTCTGATGCTTCAAATGGAGTTTCTGAGTAGTATCCCATAGGTCCTTTGCAGTTGCTACATATATCAAAGGTTTGCCAATCTGTAGCTCCATACTATTGATCAACATGGACCGGATAAGAGAATCCTCCCCCTCTAGAATCGTTCCTGGGAGTCACTTGGTCGGGTAGGAGAGTCTCCCTTGTCAAAAACCAAATTGGTGGAGTCCCTGAAGAATTATTTTGACCGATTGTGACCAAGGATTTTGCGGTCTTGGTTTTTAgtccttgtattctttcattttcttttcaatggAAGTAGTTATTtctataacaaaaaaaaaaaaaaaaaaaaccaaaaaaagaagagaaaaaccaTGTTTTAATGCATTCCTTTTCACTATAAGTTTGGGAATACAGAGTGTATTCAAGGACTGACTATAGTTTTAGAAAAACCCAAGACAGCTTTTGAAGCAAAAAGGTTCTCGTATACCTTTGTAATTcagaagaaacaaaaattataaTGGTTATCCATTAGTTATCGAAACCTTTAGATTAAACTCAAAGactttttttctatttcattCTTCTTGGAAAATAAAGAGAGAACAGAAATAATTCGTCGCAGCTATTGTGGGTTGTGAGGTGAGTGTGTTGCCTGGCTCTTTGGTGGTCAGAATTGGAGGGGCATCTCCTTTTGATTTACAGTAATTGAAAAGGTCCACTAGCAACTTGCTTTTTGATATTGAAAAAACTATCGATAGATAAAAAAAGGAGGGAGGGTTGTGATGTTTCGAAAGGTCCACAATCCCCTTGCTTCTTGGAAGAAAAACTTTCTTTTCCAAGTGAGGAAGATTTGCTCTCAAGTCTCATCCAAGCAGTGGTATCTGGGATCCTACTGTACTCTCTCTCCTTTTTAGAATTCCTGCTTTGATCAATAAAAGCCTAGAGAACTTTATAAGGAATTTTTTCTGAGATGGGTTTGACAAAGGGATGATTTGATCTTGTTAGTTGGGAGATAGTTTCAAGGTCATTGAAGTTACCCTCATCCCTTTGATTAGGTTTTGAGAAGGATTTTTTTAAtggaaacaaaaaatttaattgatatGATGAAAACAAGACTACTGCTTCAAAATACAAGATCTCAAAATATAAGGAAAAAATAGAAGACAAACACAACTAATGAAGGACACAtgctaaaaaaaagaaaaacttcaaCCAAGAAGCACAAGAAACTAAGGAAGATAGTCCCATAAGAAACTAAGAGAAAATCCTAACCAAGACAAACCAGGCCAAACACAAAGAAATATCAATCCAAAAAACTGGCACAAAGTGTCAAAAACCTCTGAAAAATCCCATATGAGAGGGAAACGAGAGCCCAAGGAAAATGGGACTTTAAGAAATTCTAAACCTCAAACAATCCACAAAAATGCAAATAGCTCTAAATGAACAAGACGAGGACACTTAAACTACAGCTCCTGGAGAACTAGAGGGAATTACCTGCAACTGAAGACCACAAACCTTAACCAAAGAAGCGAATTTTTCAAGAAGCAAAGAAGGCGTAGGAGAAGCTGCAGCAAAAACCTAACGTAAGTGAACCAATATCTTAACTTGCAAAACTTTGATTATAGGCTTCTGCAAATATATCCTCTAGTAGGTTCTCCATAAAAACTTCATTGCTCACACTTAACAATGATTTCTCATCATCTTTGAAAGAACAAAAACTTCCTTAGGAGAAGGGGGGATGGTACCTCTTTAGTAGACTGAACATGTTACGATCCAAATGGAGGGAGAGAAGTaatagatttcttaaagaactTGTTACGATCCAAAGACTGATGATGCTTGAAGGGActgatgaagaaaaaaaaaaaaaatgagcggAAGGCTCATCTATTATCTCTCTCCCTAGAGAAGTAAGTTTGAGTTTCTCTAAACCTCCTGTTCACTTTTCCCTCATTCTCCTAGTTCTTTAAATGTCAATTGAGAATGCTTGAATACCTATTTTTGTGATGATTACTGGGTGGGAAGAAATCTTTTGCACACCTCTACCCCGTCTGTACCACCTATTAGATATGAAATTACAGTCTAGGCCCCTtgcttttccttcttcttcttcgtttgtTCTTTTGGGGTTTCATTGCTTCcttattccttttcttttgttcttttggGGTTTCATTGCTTCcttattccttttcttttgttcttttggGAATAGGGAATTGTCAGTTTCTCCCTTACTGTTGTTTAGCCTACTATTAAATTTTTGACAAATGATGCatggttttgtttttgtttttttaagtgCGGTATTTTTCCTCCGAGGGTGATTAataattctttaaatttttttggagCATCTATTCCTTTATTTAACTTTATTTATGAGATTTCTTAACTCAAACGTGGAAgtcatattattattttttatttgtatgaGTGAAGATTCGATtcaatgttttaaattttaataatatatcacaatcaaaatttaaatttggttgTAACTATTTAAGATTGTGCGGGAGTTAAATTTGACATTCATGATAATTTCTTACTCTTTAAAATTGCCATTGTCATCACAACGTATAGGGAGTAGTGCTTAGGTTAAGAATGTTCATCATGGTCAGACTTTTGGTAAATTTTTATAGACCTTTGTCTACATCATGTGTTTTATTTGCATTCTTCCCATCCAGCATTTCATGAGTAGTGAGATTTTTTAAGCAGACATACTTTCATTCCGTAATATTGGCtgtataaatttatttttggtGGAAAAGAATGTTCAAATAGATAATGCATTTCATGGTTTTAATGATATAGCAAGTGCTTATTGGCCTTGATACCATGGAAATGATCAATGAGATGGAGTTGTTCGGTCCATCAGAAATTGATTTTGGATTTGAAGAGCTTGATGATGGGGCTACAAATGTtggagatgatgatgatgatgatgatggtgatggtgaagatgaagatgaagacgACGATGAGGATAACGACGATGATGATGCAGATGATGAATATAATAGGGTCTCtctatataaaagaaaaagtatatTGTTGGATTCCactattttagtttgatatTAAATGTTTCTCCATTCTGCAGGACTGGGTTTCTGTCatagatgatgaagatgatcaAAATAACTCTGATGAGACCTTGGGAGATTGGGCAAAACTGGAGACAATGCGTTCTTCACATCCGATGCATTTTGCCAACAAGCTTTCGGAGGTAATGATTTATGAGGGATTACAATTTTCCCCCCCAGCGAGAACCACTAACGAGTCTTGGTCTCTCCATATATGTCAAATGAAGCATCTGATttctaattatatttatattcatATGCTTGTTATGTCTTATAGGTTGCATCAGATGATCCCATTGATTGGATGGAACAGCCCCCAGCAACATTAGTGATTCAAGGTGTTCTAAGACCTGCATTCAGTGAAGAGCAGACTGTTATCCAGAAGCATCTTTCCAGCCGCCATTTGAGTAATGGTGACATAAACGAGGCTCAGAAACTTGAAGAGAACCTTGAAAGTCATGGTAGGATCAATCATCATGGTCATGAATCAAGTTCATCCAAAGATGGTTTAAACTTGATGGATGCATTGGATGAAAGTATTCCAGCGAGTGAGGCTTCATTTTACCGGCTGGAGATGATAAAAGTTCAGCTATTTACAGGAAATTCACACCCAGTATGTTTAGTTTCTGTTTTATTTAGCACTTTGTCATTGATTTCCTTTTTACATTGTAGCATGTTTTCTTGAAACAGCATCATACACCACACACCTTTTTCACTTGCAAGATTGAGTTCTCTTAGTGTACAGTTGCAGTGGCCTAATCTGAGTTTTTCTCATTTGGAAACTACCATTGTGCGTTTCCTCTCTAATATAAACCtttgactcttttttttttggataaaaaacAATTTCATTGATTCAATGAAATATCCAAGATATATGTATCTTGGACGTTATATTCGCATGCTATgcttaatttttgaaaaatttattaatGGTAATCTGTGAGGATTCTCACTtctttcttgtattcttttactaactcaagggcaaaaacagaggcagcactctgtgtttatatatttatattgccaAAAACAGTAGATACATGATATATGATAGAAATAACTATGAAATAAAACAAggagaatagaaaagaactaaCCGACCTATTCCCCTAGGCTAAGGTAGGGTTCCCCAGCCGCCAATCTCTCTTTTTACTCAAAACATTCTTCACAAATCACTCATACCTAGAATGCTACCCTCCCCTTGCTATTTATAAGACATTTGGCCGAATAGGACAAACAACATGATCTTGTTGGGCCCACTTGCTGctccactaatccactatttcATTTCCATCCTCTCTTTCCTCCTTGCTGTCCTGTAACTTTCCTTTCTTACCCCTCCTCTTATACACATTAATAATGGGAGGTCTTACATAATCATTACCGATTTTCAAAATGATAATGTCGCTCATCTTTCTCTGGCGGTGGGTGAAAAAGTTGCTGCCTCGGAACTAAAGTATTCGTGTCAGCTTCGGCCAGTGGAACTATAAAACACAACAGAAATTTAACTGATACAAACCACTTGCCTTCATTTCGTATATTTTTTGTATTCAATTTTTATTTGAACATGATATATTCTATCTAACAAAGAAAACCAGCACTTCCTGGAACTTGGCCGACTCGCCGGTCATATTTTAGATACTTTATGCGTTATAAATGTTTAATGCCTACAATTTGCAGTCCCCACAATTCTGAGAGGGCTTGTTGTTTTTCTTGAGCCTGCTTCTGGTTGTTACTGACAAAAATTCTTTGATCTTTCCCAGAGCGACGTTGAAATAGAAGATCTCATGAAAGCTCAACCTGATGCGATTGCGCACTCGGCCGAAAAGATTATTTCTCGTTTAAGAGCAGGTGGAGAAAAGACCACACAAGCGCTCAAGTCTCTCTGTTGGAGATGCAAGGGCATTCAGGTTGAGGtaatatataaatcttaaaaccagaaattatttcaatttttcgTTGAAATATTTGTTTGTCTCTGAATTATTACCATTCATCTTCCCAAATGATACGTCTCCAAAAGGCTGTttagtttgttatttttatataaatctgattatgtattttgatattttttagtACGGATTATGTATTTTggcttaaaaaaaaaaagaaaaaaaggattatgtattttgaaatttaattagTCATGTAATAGTATAACGACCTTTTCATATTGTAGAAGTGGTAAGAGAATTTAGGTCTATGAGGTCATAACAATTACCCTTGGTATACTTTGGTTGACTATTAATTAGTCATTACTTACTTCATAGTGGACTTCTTAATTTTATGGTTGGTTTCGAAAACTGCCAGCATCTAAACAGACGCCAAATTAGTATAGAACGAAAGTAGCCTTCTTTCATTTGCTGTAGCATAGAGATAAATCGACCAAGTAATGTACCTTTCTAGTTGTGTTGCCTGATTTGCGGTGTCGTGAACTGAAGTATTTTCTAAAAATCAGTACACAGGTCACAGTTGAATAGTTCAACATGGATTTGAACATAGGCTATGATGGAATTTGACAGGACTGTTCAATATTGAGGTTTTATATTTGTGTATATACACTTAATTTTTTTGAGAAAGAAACAGATAATCGATGAATGAGTACTTTTATCGCCAATGGTGGATTACAAAAATATCGGGTTGTTTTAGGACAGGAGAAATCTTCAATTCTAAAATTCTTAGCTTTAAATTTTCTCCAAAGACCTATCCTTTCTAATTTTAGTTTCTTCATTTGTCATTCTAGTTCAACAATAGATATGCATATTATAATGATGCTCACGGTGTTTCGGATCTTGGTCTTCACTGAATAATTGCAGGAGGCAGTAATCAATGGTATCGATTCACTTGGATTTGATGTGAGGGTTTGCTCCGGAACTCAGGTCCAAACGTTGCGGTTTGCTTTTGATACTCGAGTAAGTCAACTCTCACGTTAGTATCAAGTTACTGTTTTTTCCTCTTGATTAATTACTGCATATGATAACTAAAGAAGCAAATGCATATTCATAGTTTGTGATACAATTGGCAGTTGCAATAACCAGATACGATTACTATAAAAGCAAATGCATAGTCATACATAGTTTGTGACATAACTGGCAGCTGCAATATTTTTAACATAACCATATATGACGTGATTTGATGAACTTCCATCCATGGTGCTTTTCTCCTTTTTCTAAATTGTCAATTATTTGTCGTAATTGTCAGATTTGTGAAAACAATTTAAGAATGATTTGGAAAGACTCATCAGATTTCAAATATGCACTTATGAAGCTTGATTAAACCGAATTTTATTCAAGTGCGGTTTTGCCTTTTGGCACACAGCCTTCAGACGCAGTCTACCTGATTTGGTTTAATCACTATACCCTATTTGTTTTAACACAAAGAACGTTTCTGTTTCAATTTCCATTATGGCTTGGATCCATTTAGTTTTTTTGGTTCAGTTTCTTTCATCCTAATTGATGCTGCCCGTGCAGAGTAGAGCCATGAATTTGTACACCAGATTTGCCGATTTGGCTAAtctgtttatatatatatatatatatacagagACATGTGGTCTCTTCTAAGATTCATGCAGTGATATTCTAGACCTTTAAGTAGCTCATCTAATCCTTCCCAATTCAAAACTAGAAAAGAGAAAAACCAAACCCTAGGATTATCTAATATTCATCTTCAAAATGCAAAGAATAACCCACCTAAATATCTTCAACAATTGAATGAAGCCAATGTTTTATGCTTTTTAGTGAATTACCTTTGGAATCTTTAGGTTATATTTACATATATCCTGAAGTTTtctggaaaagaaaaagaacggATCAACTAACATATGCGTATCCTAGCTTTCCTAGCTGGATAGTATTGAATAATTATCCTCTCAAAAGAATGTTCAAGTATAAGATGAAGAATGTAAATGGAAAAACGGATTCATACAGCAAACCAGATGATGCTATGGGAGCCAAAGCAATGGAAGATTTAGAAGAGTCCAAACAAGACGGAAACTCCAAGTATGATCAACCACAAGATATGCACCAAGAGGAGAGCCTGGCCAGGAATAGACGCAGAACCACCGTTGCCGACCTCACAAAAGCCCATCTTGGCGACCTTGACACCTGAACACAAAGCATCGGCACAACCACACCAGTAGGTAACGCCATCAACCCCGCAGACCGGGTCCGTCCTAAAGCATTTCACGGGGCAAGAAGAGGGCACCGATACAGGACAGAGATCTACATCGCCGTCGTTATTGGTAGCTTCAGAAGGCAAGCGGATGGCGGAGGAAACATCCTCAGATCGGACTGGAAAGACGAAGATGAggagtaaaaataaaaaaatgatggaaattgGGGGTGTAGAGAAGAGGGTCATGTTTCGCGAACTTTGAAAAAGCTCGCGTGATTGGAGATTATGAGCTTTTAGATTTAGGACAGGAAGGAAGAGACCTCTGTCATGGAATTTTCTTGACAGTTGGGCAACGAACAAGTGGAACAGCCTTAGCTAGGAATTTGTTGGCCCTACGTCCCcctattttgtttttcaaaatggCTTTCCTCTTTTCACATTTCTCACCTAACCATTTGAATTCTTAcctaaaaaaagaaagttttgaaatatatcttaattttcaaaatttaccaTAAATTTGGGGATTTTAACTATCCATCTCTAAGTATCTCAACATTAGATAAAAATAGTCGGTTGAACTAGATTCTTTTTTGGTAAAATGTagataacaaaatataaataccAATATATGAAAATGATGTTTATGGACTTAGTTGTCAAtaacaacaaacaaaaaaacCAAATGGTTAACAAACGAGACACTTTGGTATCTCAACAATGACTTTTTTTTATTCGTGGATAAATTACCCTCTCTTGGAGTTTTCCTATGTAGGTGTTAAGTTTATATTTCTAATGGCAGTGAGTTGTCTTTGCAGGAAAATGCTTACTAGTGAGCTTAACCAATTAGTATGTTTGTGCAGGCAACCTCAGAATTCAGTGCGGAAAAACAGCTGAACGACTTGCTTTTCCCGAGAATTCATTCCAAACATCAAAAAATGAAACAAACATACCAAAATGAATGCTAAACATTGTAAGCCTTCTCACTACATTACAATCTAATTATGGTTGTGTTTGGCTTTCTCAGGTTCAGGTTCCGATCTTTAATGTTTCAAAGCAGAATGGAAATaggtaaatttattttaaactgTTGATTCATTAGATTATGGATCTGGTGATTGCAAACCCGCAATCATTCTTCAATTTATTATCAATTGGCCTCTACCAACAGCTCTCTTCTTCTGTTCTACTCTGCCATTAATCTGATTCCTAGCGTTTGCTTGTTTCAAGCGAATGTTTTTAGTACAAGAGGAGTGGAAActaaaaaatttgaatatttaaccAAAGTCGATGACATGTTTTATTAGTTAAGTTAGTCAGTAGACACAAGTTGACTTTAATTAAAGTGATTAAGCATGAAGGATATTAATCAAATTAACTGCTGTGAGATGATTTTTCTCCTAGGTTAATTCACAAGTTTAAACTTTGAAGTTTTTATCAATTTGATAAGTGCCCGATATGTTCTCTCGTCTTATAGATCTTTGtcaaatttgaacatttttttaaaaattagtattGTTTTCAAGAATTTGAATTCTTGTTTTAATAGTTTACCTTAAAATTTCtttctatcaatttttttttgtctagTGCATTTGTAAATGTAAATAAGTATAAGAATATAACTTCTTTACTTCCCTTTTTACTTCCCTCTTAATTGCAAAAACCAAACTGTCTTAAAATAGAATCAAACGAAAAACTCGATGAAACAGAAAAAATGCAGTCCAACTCTGTTTAAAGAAATTTGGAACCAAATTGAACTGTTTTTAACTACTACATATatttattcttatatttatatattttttaaaaaaagagtaaaacTGAACTTTAAAAACACCAAAACCTTATTTGATATCAAACCAGATAGCATAAATACAGTTAAGTTCGATTTAGCCATCAAATTTAAACCGGATCAAACTGTATCCACCCCatgttcaaaattttaatttattgtttattaataaatagttTCATACTAATTAACTTATCTGATCCTATTTTCAAACTGATGTAATTGTATTGGTAAGGTAAGCATTCAAAACCAAAAGAATCGCCAAACTTTGATCAATGGATCTAAGGATAGTTTGGATAAAGTCAGATACAAAACTTAGGGTTCAAAACATACATTACcctcttatttatttatttaaagatAATTGCAAAGAtaacaataaaatataaagtaataacatatataacacaatctaaaagaatttataaataaatcaaaatttgaatttgaaaatacaGCATTTGATCGACCATGTTATTAAAAAGTTTGAAAAGTTAGGAAGTTACCAAAACAAtcacaaataaaatttaatatatttataattctttGAAAAAGGTTATACAACTAATTACAGCTCTAAAATTGATACCCATTGCactccttttcttttattttttataagaGCAATATCACATACCTATGAAGTTCTTGCTCAAAGTGTTCAATTTATTTGCATCAAGTTTTACAATGTTTTCAAGGTCTTGATTTTACAAAAATGTCGGTAAAATGGTgataattataaaaacaaaaaattctaCATCAAACTTTGTTaacttatatttaaatataattcacTTTGTTGATATACATCTCTTGCACCAAGCCTtactttgtttttaattaaattaacatgtttataattttatattacatttacattagtgacattattttttaaatatcagTTCATCGCTCAAGATAATATCGAATCTATAGAAAAACGTAAAATATGAGGGATATTGAATACCATACCATGGTTTGCGTATTCTAACCCTTCCAAATCAACAAATGGAAAGAGAAACCATTTACCAAAAATCACTCAACTGTTAACTTATATTCTTGTTGAATAATCTCCCTAGAATTAGTCATTTTAAGTTCTAATTTAACGTCTCTTCAATGATCGTCAAATCCCTTTTCCCACTATTATTATATGCCTCTCTTTCTAAAGTATTTCCCCCAACTTTTCATTCCTTTTGACTTCCCTTTATTTCTATAACTCCCCTCCTTTCAACTCTCTAAAATTTTTCTTTCCGGATCAAACAAACAAatacaatttttatatttaagaGGGAACTGGAGGAAAAGAATTGTGATGGAGAAAATCAGAGTAAAGAGGAAGCACCTGTGGGTGTTTGGTGTGTTTATTTTAGAAGCTTGAAAAGTTCATTATGGTTGTTTCGTACGCGAACTGAGCTGCAACAAGGTCGAACATTGCAGATCCAACAGATTTGAATACACTAATTTCATCCTCATTTCTCCTTCCAACAATCTGCCCTTTGATCAAATCCACCAACCCCAGAATATCACTCTTCTCAATAACCCCTCTCTCCAAAGCTCCCAACAACTCCCCTGCCTCCTCCAAAGCTTCTTCACAATCCACAAAAACCCTCCCTCTCTTTATCGCCATATCATCACACTCCCTCATTGAAGGCTTGAACGACCCGACCAAATTTAAGTACGCCCCACACTTCAACTTATCACCTGTTATTTATATGTTCTAACCATCAGTATCAATTCAGATCTCACGATTTAATGGTGATATGGATGATATTAAAACATGGTCCAAACTCAAATTCATACACTTTATTCTCTTTTAAAGATGACACCGTCCATCAAATTAActttaaaatcacttttgtcGTGTTTTTCATACTCGTGTGATACAGTATTAACAATAATGCCAAATTTTATGACACTCAAGTCCACATGCAATGAAGGTGTTATACTTGGATGCTAAACAAAATATAACCTAATCCAAAGTCCCACCGCATATCGgaactatatatataattgaaattaCCTTTGACCAGAGGAACCTCCGAGTTTGTTGCACAGCTCACAATATCCGCCACCGAGATCGCATCATCCAGATTTGCACTACTCTCGAAGCAGACACCATCCAAACCTGCGTTTTCCCGCATCTCATCAGCTAGTCTTTTAGCTCTTTCTTCAGTTCTGTTCCAAATAATCACTTTCTTAACGCTCGGTCTTACTGCCAAATGAGCTTTGATCAAATGGGGTCCCAAGGCACCCGCGCCCACCATAACCATGACCCTACTGTCTGGTCTGGCTAAATATTTTGCAGCTAAACCAGAGATACAAGAAGTTCTGTAAAGAGTCAAGGCAGTACCGTCCATGGAGCCCAGAGTTTGGCCAGTGGTGGAGCTAAAGAGCGAGTAACTTGCATGAATTGCAGGTAAGTTAATGGCGGAATTTTGGGGGAAATGGGTTACAAGCTTGACGCCTATGTAGggaagagaaggagaagaagaccAAGAGGGCATGAGGAGGAGAGAGGAATGGGGTTGAACGACGTGGCTTTGACGCATTGGGCTGGAAATTGTGGGGAAGACGATCGGCAGAGATGATTGGAAGTGTTCGATTAGATTTTGGTGTTGAAGAATG
Encoded proteins:
- the LOC103484131 gene encoding uncharacterized protein At3g49140-like isoform X1, with translation MIETALAVRFPAGANFCYSSAVPYHRPAWTSEDASSIGNASSFCRLLHSCTSDVHWKRCQRLNSRSLLGRSNLRKNGIQASAEPLGSASDPIKQNRGLQYHPSEELVKSITEIADDVRPTSAETTRTIIEVNSKATLMFAGLINDEVQENIIWPELPYVTDEHGNIYFQMKNTEEAMKNLTSENNFVQVLIGLDTMEMINEMELFGPSEIDFGFEELDDGATNVGDDDDDDDGDGEDEDEDDDEDNDDDDADDEYNRDWVSVIDDEDDQNNSDETLGDWAKLETMRSSHPMHFANKLSEVASDDPIDWMEQPPATLVIQGVLRPAFSEEQTVIQKHLSSRHLSNGDINEAQKLEENLESHGRINHHGHESSSSKDGLNLMDALDESIPASEASFYRLEMIKVQLFTGNSHPSDVEIEDLMKAQPDAIAHSAEKIISRLRAGGEKTTQALKSLCWRCKGIQVEEAVINGIDSLGFDVRVCSGTQVQTLRFAFDTRATSEFSAEKQLNDLLFPRIHSKHQKMKQTYQNEC
- the LOC103484131 gene encoding uncharacterized protein At3g49140-like isoform X2, which codes for MIETALAVRFPAGANFCYSSAVPYHRPAWTSEDASSIGNASSFCRLLHSCTSDVHWKRCQRLNSRSLLGRSNLRKNGIQASAEPLGSASDPIKQNRGLQYHPSEELVKSITEIADDVRPTSAETTRTIIEVNSKATLMFAGLINDEVQENIIWPELPYVTDEHGNIYFQMKNTEEAMKNLTSENNFVQVLIGLDTMEMINEMELFGPSEIDFGFEELDDGATNVGDDDDDDDGDGEDEDEDDDEDNDDDDADDEYNRDWVSVIDDEDDQNNSDETLGDWAKLETMRSSHPMHFANKLSEVASDDPIDWMEQPPATLVIQGVLRPAFSEEQTVIQKHLSSRHLSNGDINEAQKLEENLESHGRINHHGHESSSSKDGLNLMDALDESIPASEASFYRLEMIKVQLFTGNSHPSDVEIEDLMKAQPDAIAHSAEKIISRLRAGGEKTTQALKSLCWRCKGIQVEEAVINGIDSLGFDVRVCSGTQVQTLRFAFDTRQTR
- the LOC103484162 gene encoding uncharacterized protein LOC103484162; the encoded protein is MTLFSTPPISIIFLFLLLIFVFPVRSEDVSSAIRLPSEATNNDGDVDLCPVSVPSSCPVKCFRTDPVCGVDGVTYWCGCADALCSGVKVAKMGFCEVGNGGSASIPGQALLLVHILWLIILGVSVLFGLF
- the LOC103484130 gene encoding protein SAR DEFICIENT 4 is translated as MQGKETETNVKFLHLLPRRLLLFPPLHFPSEDSFYSPRSTSHPFPPTADSRLLQFIKKPELIIKSMASTSNNLKDDTKSNLTKKITVRTPMVITKEALDSILQHQNLIEHFQSSLPIVFPTISSPMRQSHVVQPHSSLLLMPSWSSSPSLPYIGVKLVTHFPQNSAINLPAIHASYSLFSSTTGQTLGSMDGTALTLYRTSCISGLAAKYLARPDSRVMVMVGAGALGPHLIKAHLAVRPSVKKVIIWNRTEERAKRLADEMRENAGLDGVCFESSANLDDAISVADIVSCATNSEVPLVKGDKLKCGAYLNLVGSFKPSMRECDDMAIKRGRVFVDCEEALEEAGELLGALERGVIEKSDILGLVDLIKGQIVGRRNEDEISVFKSVGSAMFDLVAAQFAYETTIMNFSSF